From a single Cotesia glomerata isolate CgM1 linkage group LG6, MPM_Cglom_v2.3, whole genome shotgun sequence genomic region:
- the LOC123267895 gene encoding uncharacterized protein LOC123267895 has protein sequence MNAEIQRGPRNAPIAQSTTLGWIVYGAVTAKHASTSHAALHASVDTELQDAIAKFWEQEEVPSGNSPLNTAEEDECEIHFRQTHYRQPDGRYVVRLPLKALESQLGDSINAAMGSLRRLITRLSREREYSDMYRALMAEYIQLGHMVRVPVNELPANAYFLPHHGVLAIPWGIDSATTKLRTVFNGSCATSTGISLNDILHAGPKTQIDIFDVMLRIRCSRILFATDITKMFRQIEVDSLDWPLQCILWIDENDLIDVYCLKTLIRNR, from the coding sequence ATGAACGCAGAGATTCAACGAGGACCTCGCAATGCTCCTATTGCACAATCCACCACGCTTGGTTGGATTGTCTATGGAGCTGTCACCGCTAAACACGCTTCAACATCACACGCAGCACTACATGCGTCAGTAGATACTGAATTACAAGACGCTATTGCTAAGTTTTGGGAACAGGAAGAAGTTCCATCAGGAAATTCACCGCTCAACACCGCTGAAGAAGACGAATGTGAAATTCACTTTCGTCAAACGCATTATCGACAGCCTGATGGACGCTACGTAGTGAGATTACCGCTTAAGGCCCTTGAGAGTCAACTTGGCGACTCTATCAACGCAGCTATGGGGTCACTCCGCAGATTAATAACTCGCTTGTCGCGAGAAAGAGAATATTCTGACATGTATCGTGCATTAATGGCGGAATACATTCAACTAGGACACATGGTACGAGTACCAGTCAACGAATTGCCCGCAAACGCTTACTTCTTGCCTCACCATGGGGTGTTGGCAATACCATGGGGTATTGATAGTGCCACTACGAAGCTCCGGACAGTGTTCAATGGTTCCTGTGCAACATCTACAGGAATTTCATTGAACGACATTCTCCACGCAGGACCCAAAAcgcaaattgacatttttgatgtGATGTTGAGAATCCGTTGCAGCAGGATTCTATTCGCTACTGACATCACCAAGATGTTCAGACAGATTGAGGTCGACTCGCTTGATTGGCCGCTTCAGTGCATTCTCTGGATAGATGAGAATGACTTAATAGACGTTTACTGTCTCAAGACACTCATACGGAACCGCTAG
- the LOC123267896 gene encoding uncharacterized protein LOC123267896 produces the protein MLKTRYVDDIYGGADNEEDAIKAAVQTKALCAAGCFPHAKWASNSPRLLAEVAPEKQLYTPLKEISDAPVKVLGMYWNSRTDALQFKYTLPPETPKTKRAILSEIAKLYDPLGLLAPIVVKAKIFMQDLWLDRVSWDEQLSSSLIYKWTGYREDLRNIESIRIPRWNNIAPGATMELHGFSDASQNAMAATVYLRVTDADGNIKVSLLCSKTQVAPLKTMTIPRLELSAAWLLTQLILHVKEVQSLENVRINLWTDSAVTLAWIKSPAIRWKTFVRNRVGKIQETLRDVSWKFIPGKQNPADCASRGIPTLKLKQHALWWHGPTWLHEPESSWPTLEPPTDNTTHREERQGLTLVTWEAENCLLQQLLSHYTQLFPLLRKLSIWHRAIDRFKRVPQSSLAYPLTPSDLDRAKLTLIKFTQGQYFAREIHTLQDGDGLPKNNSITKLTPFIDHQGVLRVGGRLKNALLDPEERHPAILRRQSPLTSILIDDSHRKTLHGGTQLTLADLRKSVWIIGARVPVRSFILRCVICTRHRGERAQQLMGQLPAARVQPTRAFLHTGLDYAEPITLKTFQGRGSKTYKGWIAVFVCMFSSAVHLELVTDYTAAAFIAAYRRFTSRRGICHTLYSDCETNFVGADKELKRLFAAGSRTLRELSTLIAQDGTNWKFNPPGAPHFGGKWEAAVESIKFHFRRTIGDSLLTLEQYSTLLAQIEAILNSRPLTPLNEDSADLAVLTPGHFLIGQSLTAIPEPSLSDLQPAWLSHWEQVQQMVQHFWRCYYQDCIHRYQAISKWHHRRNLIKVGSVVLITTEDLPPTKWPLAKVIAVHPGEDGQIRVVTVKTVNTELIRPITKLCVLPLTHEEDDLVDAAANPGKNVR, from the coding sequence ATGTTGAAAACACGCTACGTAGATGACATCTACGGTGGAGCAGACAACGAAGAAGATGCTATCAAGGCTGCAGTACAAACAAAAGCTCTGTGTGCAGCAGGCTGCTTCCCGCATGCCAAATGGGCTAGCAATAGCCCACGGTTACTCGCTGAAGTCGCTCCAGAAAAGCAGCTGTATACACCGCTTAAAGAAATCAGTGATGCACCAGTAAAAGTCCTGGGCATGTACTGGAATTCACGCACTGACGCTCTCCAGTTCAAGTACACGCTACCGCCAGAGACGCCTAAGACAAAGAGAGCTATTTTGTCTGAAATCGCTAAACTGTATGACCCGCTAGGACTTCTCGCACCAATAGTCGTCAAAGCCAAGATCTTTATGCAAGATCTGTGGCTAGATAGAGTGTCATGGGATGAACAATTGTCATCATCACTCATTTACAAATGGACTGGATACCGCGAGGATCTTCGAAACATCGAATCCATCCGCATTCCACGCTGGAATAATATAGCACCTGGAGCAACTATGGAATTGCACGGGTTCTCAGACGCTTCGCAAAACGCTATGGCTGCTACTGTTTATTTGAGAGTCACTGACGCTGATGGGAACATAAAGGTCTCACTTTTGTGTTCAAAAACGCAAGTAGCACCGCTGAAGACCATGACAATCCCACGCTTGGAATTATCTGCTGCATGGTTGCTAACACAACTGATACTTCATGTCAAAGAAGTTCAGTCGCTTGAAAATGTCAGGATCAATCTCTGGACTGACTCCGCCGTGACTCTCGCATGGATTAAAAGTCCAGCAATCCGCTGGAAGACATTCGTCCGCAATAGAGTGGGAAAAATCCAAGAAACGCTTCGAGATGTCTCCTGGAAATTTATTCCAGGAAAACAAAACCCCGCTGACTGCGCTTCAAGAGGTATACCTACGCTAAAACTGAAACAACACGCTCTCTGGTGGCATGGACCAACTTGGCTTCATGAACCAGAATCCTCTTGGCCCACTCTGGAGCCTCCAACCGACAACACAACGCATCGAGAAGAACGCCAAGGTCTGACACTAGTAACTTGGGAAGCAGAAAATTGCCTGCTCCAACAATTACTGTCGCATTACACGCAGCTGTTTCCACTGCTACGGAAACTCAGCATCTGGCATCGTGCCATCGACCGCTTTAAAAGAGTTCCACAATCTTCGCTGGCCTATCCGCTTACTCCATCAGACCTGGATCGCGCTAAATTGACCTTGATTAAGTTCACTCAAGGACAATACTTCGCTAGAGAGATTCACACGCTACAAGATGGTGATGGTCTGCCTAAAAATAACAGCATCACCAAGCTGACTCCGTTCATCGACCATCAGGGGGTCCTGAGAGTCGGTGGCCGCTTGAAAAACGCATTGCTGGACCCAGAAGAGAGGCATCCAGCGATTCTACGGCGACAATCACCGcttacatcaattttgattGATGATTCGCACCGCAAAACGCTTCACGGAGGTACTCAGCTTACGCTCGCTGATTTACGAAAGAGTGTCTGGATCATTGGAGCCCGTGTTCCAGTcagatcatttattttacgctGCGTTATCTGCACGAGACACCGTGGAGAACGCGCTCAACAGTTGATGGGTCAACTACCCGCCGCACGAGTACAGCCAACTCGAGCCTTCTTGCATACAGGACTCGACTACGCTGAACCTATCACGCTGAAAACGTTTCAAGGACGTGGATCAAAAACATACAAAGGCTGGATTGCAGTCTTTGTATGCATGTTCAGTTCAGCTGTACATTTAGAGCTAGTAACTGACTACACCGCTGCCGCTTTCATCGCCGCTTATCGCCGCTTCACTAGTCGCCGAGGTATCTGCCACACGCTATATTCAGACTGTGAAACCAATTTTGTAGGAGCAGATAAAGAGCTGAAACGACTATTCGCTGCAGGATCCCGCACATTACGAGAATTATCAACCTTGATCGCTCAAGATGGCACGAACTGGAAATTCAATCCGCCTGGAGCTCCACATTTTGGAGGAAAATGGGAAGCCGCTGTGGAATCTATCAAATTTCACTTTCGAAGAACAATCGGAGACTCGCTGTTGACGCTTGAGCAATATTCAACGCTACTGGCTCAAATTGAAGCCATATTGAATTCCAGACCGCTCACACCGCTGAATGAAGATTCTGCTGACCTGGCTGTACTGACTCCAGGTCACTTCTTAATCGGACAGTCACTGACCGCTATCCCAGAGCCATCGCTGTCAGATTTACAACCTGCTTGGCTCTCGCACTGGGAACAAGTCCAGCAAATGGTTCAACATTTCTGGAGATGCTACTACCAGGACTGCATCCACCGCTACCAGGCCATTTCAAAGTGGCATCATCGACGCAACCTGATTAAGGTGGGTTCAGTTGTACTGATCACCACTGAGGATCTCCCGCCAACCAAGTGGCCATTAGCCAAAGTAATTGCTGTCCATCCAGGTGAAGATGGACAAATCCGCGTGGTAACTGTTAAGACAGTTAACACAGAGCTGATACGTCCAATTACAAAGCTCTGTGTCCTGCCGCTAACGCATGAAGAAGATGATCTTGTCGACGCAGCCGCCAACCCGGGGAAGaatgttcggtga